The window ATGAATATTTTTAACAGCTTGTAGAATACAAAAATTATAGAACTTTTTTTTGGATAATCAGTTAAAAAGAAATAGAGCACAGACGGAACGGAAAGTCATTTACTTCACATTCCTATTTTTCACATCAATAAACACATGTATCACCTCTCGCAATGATGACTTGACATCTAGCAAACAATAACGAAATAACTGATATAACTCATAAGTCACTGGATATGCACTCTCAAGTTAGAAAGACGTCTACTAAAATAGTTTATCTACTTGAGTTGAATGTCATATAGCGCAGAGAAATAGAGTCAGATAGGCAAAGCAATGATTGAGACTCAAAAAGTTTTCATTGAAAAGCCTCAATTATGTATCAAAAAATTCAATTGCCACTTCGGATAAAAAATATTAGAAACAAGATAGAGCGCAACGGCAAAATCAAGATGACAAATATAATGCCAAAAAAGCACCATTCTCAAAATCCagtataaaaattaaaagaactTTTAATACATTAAAGTAATATGCTGATATTCTTCTGACTTCTGAGTATACTTAAAAAGAAGAAATTAACAACAGAAATGTAAAATACCCAACAAATATGCAATAAAGCATTAAATCGAACATGAGACCAAGTTAGTCTAAGAAAGAGATTAAGCCAGTAAATGATGAAATTGAAACTTGTACTAACATTTGCATGTCATCTCTCAACTTCTCACTATATATCACTGTTATTATCGGCATAACTATacatgttgaaattatttttacaaaaCAAAGCACCTTTTAAAGCCACTAAAAGGACATGAAATTAACAGCCACCATATATAACTAAATTTAAAAAGTAATTTATAGAGCTACTTTaaattctgaaatcagaattttaaatatttgagATATATAAATCAAAAGGCATCACAACAGAAGCAACCGGACCAAACAGATCAGATATAAGGGACAAGTGATTGTAGAAGAAACTCAAGAGAAGCAAAGGAACAGAACGTAGGAGAAAGCGGTTGGGTTTATTTACGAAAATTGAAGACAATAGACCTTTCTGTACAAGTGCAAATACGCATCGGTTGCAGGGAATAAGCCATGTCAGTACAACTATATCAGCTAGTAGGTATAATGACTAAAATGCCCCTGGTTTTAATTTTATTGGCTTAAGGACACAAGTTGAAATTAAGATTtttctattatatataaatatgaTATCTTAAGGAAAGATAAATGACAAGTATCTCTTGTTTTAAAGGTACTCGTACATTGCCGATCCAACTACAGACAAAAATACCATACCCACAGGCTCGGCCGAACCAAGGCGCTCACGGATAGTTGCAACTCTGTAAAACAAATTTAGTCAAATTTTCTAGTGATGAATTTTTCAGGGATAAGTTGTTTATTGAAAAATAATCATTTGAAACAAATAAACTGGTTAATGAAACCCTCATAAATTAAATCTTGTTGTTTGTTAAAAATTGAACAAGTCCGAACATTTTGCTACTAAATAACTAAGTGAAAACTCTACATGCCCAATCATATCAATTGATCACACTCAGTTTGCAGTGCTTTATTAGCAAGGACGTTATAATTCTAGGAGAAGAAACTCCTGAAAATGAGCGATTTGTAGTCACGGAAGCATGAAAATATTCTGACTTCTTatgcaaaaattatattttaagttgCTTGGAAGATGGCTTGAACAATGTTTATAGCATCATGAAAatgtcaagagagttgtggaatgctcttgaaaagaagtacaagactgaagatccTGGACTTAAGAAGTTTGTGGCCGTCAATTTTCTGGATTTCAAAATGGTTGACGGCAAATCTGTCATAACGCAAGGCCAAAAATTGCAAGTTATTGATCATGAcctccttgctgaaggtataaaTCGAGTCAATATTTTAATTCaagatattgattattttattaattataaatttatgatTGAAAGTATGGTCATAAATGCAGCGTTTCAAGTTTTGGAATTTATTGAAAAgctgcctccgttgtggaagaaCTTTAAGAATTACTTGAAACATAAGCACAAGGAGATGACGCTTGAAGATCTTATTATTCGTCTACGGATTGAAGAGGACAATAAGGCTGCTGAGAAGAAGTCATGTggtaactcaacaataatgggagaaaatattatTGAGGAAGCGTCTACAAGCAACAGAAAGAGAAAGAAATCGTCTGGTCCAAAGAATTACCTGAGCAAGAAGAAGTTCAAAGGTAATTGCCACAACTGTGGAAAGGTTGGACATAAGGTTGTGGACTGTCGTGCACCAAAGAAGGACAAGAAGAAGAGTCAAACAAACATGGTTAAAAAAAGTGATGAAATGGAGGACTTATGTGCCATGCTATCTGAATTCAGCTTGGTAAGAAATCCCAAAGAGTGGTAGATTGgttctggagccactcgccatgtttgtgctaaCAAAGAGTtatttactgtcacgacccaaaccgatgggttgtgacgagtgcccgagttctatctaccgaacacccctaagcatacgtctaagatataaacatgagaTAAGTATAGGTTATGCATAACATCTGCCCTTAAACTGttgaatcatgtgaataacatacgtgaggagacatactcaaaagacatatatacatatacatgcggaatacagtagggcaagccgacaaggccacgtactatccaactatacatgactgtctacatacctctaatagagtgtaaaactgtataaaggacgggactaggACCTGTCATACCCTTATttgtatacaaaagtatcgtaccaaaaactaatagcagctccggatcaaatggagcacaccagcTCTCGCTGAGCTAGGATCCTAaggagggggaccgtcagcctgtctacctgtacctgcgggcatgaaacacaggccCTCAGGCAATgggggcatcagtacgaataatgtaccgagtatgtaaggcataaaaatcaatatataaaagacatgaaagaaacatggagtaaagaattcaacctgtaagtttgaatagctctgtgaatcatgaaagtatttataatatcatgcgtatgcgtataaatatcatatcatgtataggtatatgcgtacataatatcatcaagcttgtgagggcatcccatcatatcatctcagcctctgtgggtgaaatcataaacgtataccagctgatcaggtagtggtgcgtatataaagccataacctttcctcatatcccatatacatataatatacgcatatataacgccatctggtcatgggtcaatatacatgtataaatgaatgcaatgcataatgaagtaataATTAGGAATGTCGTGcatgtaggaaaaggttacctaaCTGAGGGCCTTTTCAAGTTGAATGTAATAGCTATTGATATAAATAAAGTTCAatcttcttcttacttacttgagtcaaataatttatggcagaCACATTTAGGTCACGTCAACTTTAAAACTATACAAAAAATGGTTAActtggaagtattgcctaaatttgaATGCGATAATTTGAAATGTCAAATATATAtagaatctaagtatgttaaacatccttataagtcggTTGAAAGGAAtacaaatcctttagacttaattcgcatagatatttgtgacatgaagtcaatactaTTTCGCGGGATGTAGCAATTTAGgcattcaagcaatacaaaaatgaagttgaaacacaACTAAACAAAAggatcaaaatgataagaagtgataggggtggcgaATATGAATCTTCTTTTGAAGaagtatgtttggaatatggcATTATTCACCAAACAACTGCCCCTTACTTGCCGCAATCTAATGGAATTACGGAAAGAAAAAATAGAATGTTAAAGGAGATGATGGATGCCTTGTTGATAAAGTCGGGTTTACCCCAGAACTTGTGGGGAAAAGCTATTCTTATAGTTAACCAAATACTCAATCGAGTTCCCCATAGCAAAatgcaatccattccatatgaaaaatagaaaggtAGGAAACTGaagttaaaatattttaaaatgtgGGGATATTTGgctaaagtgcaagttcctaaacccaaaagggtaaatatTAGACCAAAAAtggttgattgtgttttcataggatatgcaagaAATAATAAGGTATATCGTTatctggttcataaatcaaaaAATCCCGACGttcatattaatacggtaatcgaatccgataatgctgaattctttgagaatatttatctGTATAAAAATGAATGTGAGTCGTCTAGTAAAAAATCTAAGCGACCTCGAGAAGAAGCAAATAAAAGTACGTTTAATGAGGAAAATCCAAGaggtagtaaacgtcaaaggacaactacttcctttggaccagacttTCTGACATttttattggagaatgagcctcaaacatttaaagaagcaatGTCTTCCTCGGAAGCACAATATTGGAAAGAGTTAGTCAATAATAAAATAGAATTcatattaagtaatcatactaaggaattggttgatcttcctccaggaaataaacctttgggttctaagtgaattttcaaaaagaaaatgaaaattgATGGTaatattgacaaatataaggcaagattagTTGTTAAAGGgtttagacaacgagaaggtcttgattattttgatgAATACTCGCCGGTAACGAGGATTACATCTATTCGGGTGCTAATAGCATTAGTCGCCTTGTATGGTCTTAaaatccatcagatggatgtgAAGACAACCTTTTAAAATGgagatttggaagaataaatttatatggaacaacctgaagggttcgtGGTTcccgaaaaagaaaagaaggtgtGTCGACTTGTTAAGACACTTTACGGATTGAAATACTCAAACCAtgacatgcgaaatttgaccaatcAATGTTGGCAAATGGATTAAGATTAATGAGTGTGATAAATGtatttacattaaaaatactTTAAATCATAGTCATTGTATGTTATATGTTGATAATATGTTAATAATGGGCAAAGACATTGCGGATATAAATATTTCGAAGCGTATGCttgctagcaagtttgatatgaaagacttaggagttgctgatttaattctagaAATTCAAATCCATATAACCCCGCAAGTACTAGCATTGTCTCAATCTCATTACGTTAAAAtggtacttgaaaaattcaagtatTTAGATTTGAAAGTCGCAAAGACCCCGATTGATGTAAATGTGGCTCTTACAAAGAATCTAGGTCAAAGAAGATCTCAactggattatgctcgtgtgttgggaagTTTAATGTacatcatgaattgtacgcgttCTGATATAGCTTGTGCAGTAAGTAAAGTGAGTCGTTACATAAGTTATCCCGACCAAACTCATTGGATGACAATGAAACTAGTTTTGGGGTATCTAAGACATACGTAAGATTATGCTTTGCACTACGGTAAATATCATGAGATAattgagggatatagtgatgcaaattggatcactggatcatcagAAAtaaagtccacaagtggatatgttttTACCTTTGGTGGAGGAGCAGTTTCTTCGAAATCATCCAAACAGACATGCATTGCTCGCTCTACAATGGAGTCTGAGtttatagctttagataaggctggAGAAGAAGCTGAATAGCTCCAAAATTTCCTGAAAGATAttctattttggcccaaaccagTGGCTCCTATATGCATATattgcgatagtcaagcggcaataggaagGGCTggaagcgttatgtataacggaaaaccTCGTCACATACTGCGAACACATAATACCATTAGACAACTAATCTCTAAAAAAGGGTTGAATGTGAGACTTATATATAATGACCCGCCCTGTCGTTTTGAGAGTCtgagccctgttcccccatttactgctcgtTTTATGTTTAATAGtttctatgtgacttgccggCGTAGCTGGTTCGGGTCCTTAGAGGCTtaggaatgagttgagacacttagtctcaaggttgagaGCGTTAGTTAAAAAAATTGACcgtatattgacttatgtgtaaacgattctggaatagagttttgatggttccgttagttctcttgggtaattttggacttaagagcgtgtacGGATACTGATTTGGAGGCCCACAgttgaattaagcttgaaatggcaaaagatgGAAAATTAGAagctttggaaatttagaagtttgaccgagagttgattttATGGTTTTTGGGCTCGGATTTTAGTTTCGGGAGTTCAAGTAAGTCTATTGTGTCATTTGTGAAtagtatacaaaatttgaggtcaatcagacgtgatttgataggtttcagcatcgaatgtggaaattggaagttcaaaagttcattaagcttgaatcgatgcgcgattcatggttttagcgttatttgatgtgatttgaagactcgactaagttcatatagtgttttaggaattgttggtatatttgattgaggtacctaggtgtgatgacccaaaaggttatcttatgttttagaactcgaatctgtactcttaagccttaaaaatctcatttttaccctcctcgatttgcatgcgcagtccaagaagatttccggaaagcttttatgttggaaactaataaaaataagaatttttgccttaaaagttgattttagttgacttcggtcaatatttttggtaaacgggcccggatccgtgctttgacggtcctggtaggtccgtatcaaattatgggacatgggcgtatgcccggaatcgaattcagaggtccctagcttgagttatgaatttttgatgaaaattaaaagtttaaaaattatttatttttaagaattgattgatatttggcattattagtatcgggtccgtattttggtttcggagcccggtacaggttcattatgatatttaagacctgtctgtgaaatttggtgagaaacggagttgatttgacgtgattcggacgtccagtttagaagataggaattttaaagtgttcttgagaatttcatttgatttggtgctaaattcatagttctaggtgttattttggcaatttgatcgcacgagcaagttcgtatgatgtttttggacttgcgtgtttgtttggtttggagctccgagggctcgggtgccattcgggcgatgcgcgagttgagttcaaacctcaacaaggctgctggtgtaccaaatctggtgtgcccgcacctacgagcctttggtcgcaggtgtaGGTGCGAGCGATAGCCCCATAGGTGCGACCtaggcctggacttcattttttcgcagatgcggatttttctccgcaggagcgggactgcagaagcggaaccctgtccgcaggtgcggccccagttaGCCCAGTCTTTTTTCGCAGAAGCACACATCCTGTCCGCacgtgcggatgcgcaggtgcgatcaaagcaccgcaggtgtgaaggtcgctgggcagtgagttcatttaattcggactccagccatttttcttcttgttttcaaAAGGATAtgaggcctagggcgatttttcaaagacattttcttccccaaatcataggtaagtgttccttaactcatttctttcaatcttttacttcattttactagTATTCAACCTAAAatttagagttttcatggtagaattaggggttagggtagaaactagggatttcagaaatttggggatttagacctcgatttgaggtcggataccaaaactaattatatattcgggctcgggggtgaatgggtaaaagaattttggtccaaacctcgggttttgaccaagcgggccctgggtcgatttttttgactttttggaggaatatttgggaaatttaaattatgaaatataattgattcctttagcaatatttgataatattgagtcatttttaaatagatacgagtggtttagaggtgaattccaaaggaaaagttgtgattgagaattaagtggccttcggagcgaggtaagtgtcgtgtctaactttggcttgagggaataggtattatgtgttcatttccTATGTGATTGGTTGTTAAATGCGATGTATAGGTGatgtgacgagcatctatgcgtcgttatcgagtcatagcatgcgagtgaaattctattcttgtctattttgtagccttaaattctactatccatgcttagcgggttatttgaaatgttgggtgactcatatttggtttcactgagatttgttaattttcgaatattgattcgaggttgagattacattgtgctattaaTTATGAGagaaatactggtttctttgtgatgcTCTTATCTATCCgatgttattgattctgtgatttgtgaggaggagtgtaaagcacgaagggtgatgctgtgcatgtattaattattttgtgaggaagagtgtaaagcacgaagggtgatgccgtgtatattatgtgagttttaaaagcacgaagggtgatgccgtgccgttttatttatttatttgggtgaggttgagagttaaagcacgaagggttatgccgtgccgttctatttatttatttggtgagattgagagtaaaagcacgaagggtgatgtcgtgcaattttcctttgttgttttaaTTGCTTAATTCGTTTAcagattttctgtttaattctgtcttttcattattctcactctttatgttgtattcccccactgtatgtccccttcccattatttctgtgttattgctttacttactgttgttgccactagcatgattatactgttcaggttatatgtgggagtCTTGTCCTAGACTCGTcactacctcgccgaggttaggctcgacacttaccagtacatggggttggttgtactgatgctgcactctgcactttttgtgcaaattttgataccggctcaggttgatcgagatttgctactgatCCGCTGTCccgagactcaaggtagatctgtcggcgttcacatacctcgaagtccccgtctatcttttatgtcctactgttttctttcattcaaacagttgtatttctttcagactcttacttgtagtaaattctagaatgctcgtgaattgtgactccacatctgggtggtagtaattaatacatttttatgatattctgtacttattatattttatcttagttaattattgttatttattgaatggaaataagaaattggtttaacgattttctaacgttggcttgcctagcaagtgaaatattagacaccatcacggtcccgttggtgggaaatttcgggtcatgacactggggcctcgggtgagtttcgtatagttaacagatcaatttttggactcgGAGTATTTCTAAAATTTTCTGGTGCACtgatctggtttccttatacacgATCGCGTGGGGAGGTCCGCGATTGGGTAGGCTAATTGGAGAAGCTATGGTATTTTGTTCAATGCGATTGGCAGTTCTAGTATGCGATTGCATAGGCTGGGGAATCAATGCATCGCGAATGCATGGGCTAAGCCGCATTCACGAAGAGGAAAGGAGGCAAGAGCTGGCCACGTGCATTGTTCTATGTGAACGCGTGGGTCTATCCGCGATCGTGTAGGCCTGGGAAGCCTATGCTTCACGTTCGCGTGAGTaagtatgcgatcgcgtagaggaagttATGGGGGCAAtggaatttgtgcttcgcgatcgcaaaggtgTTTCCGCGATTGCGATTAAGGATATCAGGGTAGACTTTCAATATTTCACaaacgagggtttgagttcatacaACAAATTTGATTTTGCGAGCTCGGTTGGAGGtcattcttggagagatttttaagggagtgattggggtaagtgattcttactttgttttggttaaattccatgtttatatctttgatttcatcgTTAAATTAGAGATTTGGGTTAAAACATTGGGGAAAATACAGGAAAGTCCTTacgccgaattttggggatttgatcgagattttggtatcggatttgagtaattttggtataggtgaactcgtggttgaatgggtgtacGAATTTTTGACTTTTATCACATTCTGAAATGTGGGCCCAGGGGTTGACCTTTGAGTTGACCTTTATGACTTTTGATTatgaacttagtattttcttatggaattgattcctttagctcatgttgattgtatcgaactaattgtggctagattcgaggcattcagaggctgtctcgtgaggcaagggcttgttggaatagagttttgcacagtttgaggtaagtaacacttctaagcttGGTTCTGAGGGAATGTAACCCCGAATTATGtgctatgtgattgatgttgaggtgacgcgcatgttaggtgacgggcgtgttgacgtgcaccgtagaaattgtgatttagtcgattccctgGAACTGTATAGCTATTTTATTTGAACTTTTTTGTTGCAATCTATGTGTTAAAGCacttgagctatgattcatgctcgaaatcatatttaggttatatgttggtactattgggacacacagtggtcgttctttgctgttgagtGATATATTTAATTGCAGTTGTGTACTCAGTCAGATTCATCATTACGTGtcatatatcagtctctgttatcgtatattgtcccatctcgtatcattgattagggctgcttcgcatgagtgttgtgagactgagagactggagagatttgtgaCTGAATTGGGGCCTGAGTGCCGTGCTgtgagtgatatatatatatatatatatatatatatatatatatatatatatggatcgggttgcacgccacaacaagccttatgactatatatatgtggatcgggttgcacgctgcaacaagccttatggctatatatgtggatcggttgcacgccgcaacaagccttatggatatatatatatatatatgtagatcgggttgcgcactgcaacaggccttatggctatatgttgtcgggctgcacgccacaacatgtatCATACAATGTTGAGTGACTGAGCGCGACGAGCGAGAATTGAGAGGGGCAGATTGAGTGG is drawn from Nicotiana tomentosiformis chromosome 12, ASM39032v3, whole genome shotgun sequence and contains these coding sequences:
- the LOC138902488 gene encoding uncharacterized protein; translated protein: MSRELWNALEKKYKTEDPGLKKFVAVNFLDFKMVDGKSVITQGQKLQVIDHDLLAEAFQVLEFIEKLPPLWKNFKNYLKHKHKEMTLEDLIIRLRIEEDNKAAEKKSCGNSTIMGENIIEEASTSNRKRKKSSGPKNYLSKKKFKGNCHNCGKVGHKVVDCRAPKKDKKKSQTNMVKKSDEMEDLCAMLSEFSLVRNPKEW